In Salmo salar chromosome ssa14, Ssal_v3.1, whole genome shotgun sequence, the sequence CTGTTAAAGCAGCAGATGACTTCTGCAGTAGAAAAGCAAAAATGTCCCTCAAATGACCAGACATCATCAAAAATCGTACTGATTTACAACAGGACTCGTCACGGCAGGATGGCAGAGTAAATGGTTATAGACAACACGGTCTCGAAGGCAGAGCGTCTAGCCTTTCAGCTTCTTTAGCACCTTCATCTGCTGGAAAACAAATATATTGGTTTCAGGAAGATGAATGAAAtcaatgaatgaataaataaatccAGTTGTAATGTTAGAAATTCTCACCTTTTTACTCTTCTTGGTTTCAACCTTCAGCATCAGTTCATTCACCCATTTCTCTCTGGGGTCAGCACAGAACAACCTGCCTCTCTTCATGGTGAACCTGACGTGGACAGGAACAGAAATAAAAACTCAGGGTGACCTTCAAAACACGAACGCTGATGTAGGTTATAGCCTAACAGTTAGTAGTTGAACCTCATGAAGTGAGTGAACGTCCGCAGTGCATCACAGAGCTGGATGTCTCGTCCATTGaaggtactttttttttttttttagcttttcacATGTTCTGTATTACTAAAGTCATATAGCATGGTTACGCTCCTCTTATTCTCAGTCAGGACTTACACTATAGCGTGGATGTTGCAGCCCCCatccgtctcctgcctcctgtaaCTCGTCACCATCCTCACAGCAGTCTTCGTCACCCTCCGCACGTACTTCAGACAGCAGTCTTCATATGAACCTGGGGGGCCATGGAGAGGATCGCAGCTCAACATCTGTACTTTATGATTAATAAAATAAGAGAAGGCCCCCAACTCTGCACAGAAATTAATCAGTGTATTacattctttttttacatttgGTTCAAAATGGaataaacagatttttttttcttccgctCTCAACCTTAATTCTAAGAGTGAAGACCTTCTTTTTGTCATTGACTGTTTCAGGTTGGAAGTGCACAGGTTCGATTCAGCATCAATGAAGAAGAGGATGTAGATATGGCTGACAGTCTTTGACCCATATGTTACTATCAGTAAAGCAAAGCTAACAACACCACCGACTGAAATGCTATCCGAAAATCAGTGATCAAATAAAAACAGAACAGCACTCAGGGTGAGGCTGGCTTATCTCTCTGAGAGCAGGGGCCAGTTGGTCGTATCAAAGTCCTTGTATCTGTATTTGTCCTGTACTTTTCCTGTACTTTTCCTGTATTTTTCCTGTACTTTTCCTGTATTTTTCCTGAATTTGTCCTGTATTTTTCCTGTATTTTTCCTGTATAACAGTGCATAATATGAATGTCAAATCCATGAACAACAACTCATTAATTAATTAAATGTATTGTACAAAAGCCCGTTTTACATCAACACTTGTCACAAAGCGCTTAATTAACAGATACCCAACCCATGTTAAATCCTATTTATACTAAACGTACCTTGGGCCAGCGTGACGCATAGACAGGCTAGGATTAGAATGAACATTACGTTGAACCGCATGGCTGGATGTGTGGTCGTGGCTCTGTGAAGAGATCCTGGCGGTGCAGAGTGGAATCAAACCCTGCAGCAATACAGGAATAGCCATAAACCTTTATCAATGTCTCTCTGCTTCCAGCAACTTCCCACGTCTTACTGCCCCAAGCTATCCACTTTCAAATCCTTTTGTAGTTTTACCTAGGCTATATGATAACATTTGTATTCCATTGCTAATGGACATCAGCAATcaccttaaaataaagtgaactaAGTATGCACACTTTTCAGTCCAGATGTATAattatatagaaaatagtaatacATCCAATTGTATACAGCCTATATCAACTCACAATATCCTGTTAAACTTTTTGCAAGCTAAAAAGTGAATAATACATATTTCACTGATGATAATACACAAAATCTATAACATTCAAAACTATGCAAAACCATATGCTTTTCATATGACAGTGACACAAAAGTAGTAATGCTTGCATTCTAGAAGGCTATCCTGTACAAAGACAGCTATCAGTACTACTCACAAAACTCTGAAGGAGATAGGATGTCTTTAGTTTGCTGCTGTTTCCTTGGTTCTGCTGGGTGTGCAAGGGAACATGCTCTTATGTAGTTAGTGCCACACAGACAGAGCTTAGATTGTATTACCTGACATGTCACACCCCTGTGCACCTGAGGTACTCTGACTTTTACTTTTTTATTGAAGTTTGATTTTTATTGGGTAAGCAGAAAATTGATTGACACATGGAGCGTTGTTTAGAAAACTTGCGAAAATAGATATGGGCTCTTGATAAATCTGGGCAATCTCCAACTGAAGGACGGTTATACTTTCGGGTTCACACAATTTACTTCTCTTTAAATAGGGCAATATCTTAGACATTGAACTGAAAGGCCCAATCAAATAGTACAGTTAATTCAGTTTCTCATGGTTGTGAAATTATTTTCATTTACCAATTGAGAGTTTGGAACTATATTGTTCTATCTGCATTATTGTCTATATGCAGTTATTGACATAgacttgttctgttcaatgttctctacctatatagtacactaaataacgccaattcatgttgttaacaTTGATGTCACCGTTCAAACCGAAGAAGGTTCggaactttaaagccaattatctcagaatcatctttTGGTCCCAAGCTCTCGCAATGGCTTTACCGATCAAGTCTAAGACGAAAGGGCTCAGCTGTGATAGGTATGTGTTCTTATCTCTTACATAATGTGTTCTTGATTCATGGCCAAATGTGGAAGCATTATTTACAAAACGCAAGTCTAAAACTCTAACTATTAAAAGGATTAAATATTAGACTCAAACTtggcaacttttttttttttttttgacggGTCTACAAAATCTACCCAAAAGCCTCTGTTGAAACTTGCCATAAAACGAGCCTGGCCCTTCGCTACTTAAATAGTTTTAGGCTAATTGTCATAGAAAAAGATGTGTGACACAGGGGATACGGTAGAACATGCATGTAACTCAGGGAGCAGATCAGCCATCATATTGTCTGGTAACCTGAGAGACTcttctctactactctcttctATTAAAGGGAACAGTGTCAAAGATCATTGTTTTTGCTTCTCCTTTAATTGGTTTTATTGTCAGCGGAAGTCCACACTTTTTACTCCCAACAGATAAAGTCATGGCTTCCTTTATCAAGCCAGGAAAGCCCATTAAAATTCCTATCTCAGAATTGCCAAGATAGTGAGCCTGACCAAACCTCTCCATTGtaaaacaatgttttttctgGGAAGACTGCTAGAGCCAGGTACTGTATGATTAGAATGGTCCTAAGACAGTGCTCAGACCATACAATCTGCAACCTCATACAACATGATCTCAAATCATTAATACAGAGCTTTTTTCCCACCTTTcctttccttgtaaaatagacaAAGCTTTATTttacaagggagccctgcatatacacaatttacaaaaacaacataaTACAAATATACAAAATTACTATCCATAAGAAAGTATAGGTTGCTGTAACATGCTACACACATTTCGGTGCATTTCCACTGAGGATTTACCcagtgttttacccaaaaggctcagacttttctgAGCCAGCACCCGTGTCTCACTGGGGTAAGCCTCCGGCGGACCTGCTCTGACTTGAAGCCAAGGCAAGGCCCTGGGTATTTTTCAGCTGTCATTTTCACAACAATGGCTTTACTGTGAACTTTAATaccttctcacaaagcaacaGTTTTTAACGCTCACCACAAGTCTTTAGTGTCACACTCCTGATGGAAACACAATACatttgcactatgcagaaatcgactctgccatttcctggttgctaaaattctaatagttcacctaattttcagtttatgtgacaaaacaaaacaagcaagtatagtgtagaaaaactttcagaggaggctggtgggaggaccaataggaggacgggctcattgtaatggctggaatggaataaatggaacggtatcaaacatatcaaacaaatggaaaccacgtttgactccaattactccattccagccattacaatgagcccgtcttcttagtgctcctcccaccagcctccactgtaaTCATCTAAATGTCTGTGAAAAATATTTGTCCATAACCAAAAATggtgtattttcagctgtttgaagctggtgtacaaaaccgaaaataAAATacccaaaaacaaaacttaagaatgggaagcatagaaatagcacacatagaacaaatataccacttcttagacttgcattcaataaaaaaaattacctttatttaactaggcaagtcagttaagaacaaattcttattttcaatgacagcctaggaacagtgggttaacccaaaagccatgttgagaaataaggtgatgaaagaaatcagacaggccaaggcaaacttttttattaacataattggtgaagcaaagggaaattctaaattgatctgggagaatctaaaaaagttaacagggaaagaccataGTAACACTACAAaaataccttgaaggcagaactcagtgtgtcagagtgagcaatgagctgttgCCCACtattagctatgatgtgggcgtgccccaagggtcaatactggggcccctcctgttcagcctgtacattaatgatctgccctcaaatgtatgcagatgatacagtgatatatgtacatgcaaagagcaaacaacaagctgcacaagaacatactactgtaatggtccaggttacaaaatggctcagtgactcgtgtttgcatctcaatgtgaaaataactgtttgcatgttcttcacaaagagggcaacagatgctactgagacagatgtctatgtgtcaggggagaagctccaggtggtgtctgattttaagtaccttggcatcatacttgattccaacctctcttttaaaaagcagatgaaaaaggtaattcaaataaccaaattcaacctagctaatttccgatttatatgaaattgtttgactactgaggtagcaaaactgtacttcaaatctatgatactcccccacttaacatactgcttgactagttgggcccaagcttgctgtacaacattaaaacctattcagtctgtctacaaacaggctctcaaagtgcttgataggaagcccagTAGCCATCGTCACTGTTACattctcagaaagcatgagctcctgagttgggaaaatattgatcaatacaccgacgcatgtcttgtattcaagatcctaaatggcctggctccccctccactcagtattgttgttaaacagaaaacccaaacctatggcagcagatccaaaaggtctgccatgagaggtgactgtatagttcccttaaggaaaagcacctttagtaaatctgctttctctgtgagagcttcccatgtctggaattcactgccatcagacacacctaactgcaccacatatcacactttcacaaaaacatgaagacatggctaaaggtcaatcagatttgtgaacataatccctagctgtgtattgccgctttccatgttgtctgttatcTGTAGCATGTGAGgtatggaaacactttgttgcttttatggattttgtcttgttgctttttgtcctatgtttctctgtctgcatgctgtgtcttgcttgtcctatgttgctctgcctgtgctcactgctcaatgattgtctgtattgtaattgtttttaataacctgcccagggactgcggttgaaaattagccggctggctaaaactggcacttttactgaaacgttgattaatgtgcactgtccctgtaaaaataaaataaactcaccaccttgttcagggtcagaacaacagatttttaccttgtcagctcggggattcggtcttgcaaccttttggttactagtccaacactctaaccactaggctacctgtgccCCAATaacaatgacagatctataactcacatttctatgtgaatttgtttGTATATAAAACGCTGGCGACAGCCTGGTGCGGGGGGTAAGTCGAGATGGAAAAGCAGGACTGCACAGATATGCCAGAATGTAAATATTGAATAACAATTTTTCTCTATAAACTCAATCTAATCTACTTTTAGAGTCATATAGGGATTTAGTGAGAGGAATTATATATCGTTGTAAAGAGGGGTTTTGTGCTCACAAATAATTTTCCCTCTGGAAATATCATGTTCTGACAGTTGTGACAATCTCATATGTTAAGCAGAGCTAtaggtagtgcactttatagcgtttaggttgccatttgagacgcacacTATGAGTCTAACTCTGACATTAAAGAGCCTCTGTCAGCGTGGCCTTAAAGCATATCTTCTTCAGTGTTTGGCCTCTCGTCTCCTCTTTCCAGCTGAAATACGATTCTATTGGGATTTAAACCTTTAAAAAAACACAAGGATTTTAGAAATTCTAACATTAGATTgtacttttttaaattttttaaatgGCTTTATTGTAAAACGCTATATAATGCTCCAGGATTAATATTGTtagtttcaacaacaacaaaaatctgaacataaaacaacatttataaaGCAAACATTATCCCTTAGAAATGATCTAGTTCAGCAAATACTTCAACAGTTTAAGCAAACTATATATTGCAGAACAGTGATTACGTATATTTTTCAGAATattgccccccaaaaaattatcttAAGGGGGACAGACATCTGTGAAGGAGTTGACGAGCCACTGGTGGAGTTGACAACAAATACTCAAAAAATACATAGAAGTTACATATAAGTTCTAtacaaacatttgtaaaatatagAAAATTATTCATTTGAAAATCTCCAATAAAAACAACCATTCTTTAAGATCTTTCAGCACACTTTACGTTAGACAAAAATCTGGCGGATTTGAGGTTTTACGGAGTTGGCAAAAAATGTCATTTTTCTACTTCATTCAAGTGGTTTACAAAGTAGCAATTTTGTTTTCCCTCAGTTGCTTTTGACTGTAAAACctaattaaaataaatatatttgaaAATAAATTAATATCCTATCAGGGAGATGGAGTTGACAGTTTATGGATGTGACCAGGGTGATTTCAATATTGATTGTTTAAATCTATCAAAAGTAGAGAACTTTCCAGACCATGAATTGTCCTGTTGCACTATATGTAATGAGGACATTAATATTCATTTAGGATTTCATACAAATCTGATGGAGTTCACCAAAGTTACGGCCAATTTTTTATAGGAATCACAGTTTGAAAAAAATATTCTTTAAAGTCTGCGAGGGCTATTGCAAGAAACTAAATAAGATCCCTtttcaggtaatattaattattaCCAGGTTTTAGAATTATGAAAACCTTTTGGGGAGAGTTTGAAATTGTGATCCTTTGCTCCAGACAGATCTGGGCATAAAGCCGACATTGAAATGAATAATATTGAAAATATTTCAAAAATTCCAAAAGAGAGGCAATATCCTTGTCTCGCTAAACTTCATTTTTAAGATCAAATAATTCaaccaaaacattttttgctgTTCAACTATAAAAAATAAAGTTTCCCTGCCAGACAAGGATTGTTTCCGATTTTCATGAATCACTGACCTATATTGATGGGAAAGTGTCAGCCCTGAGTGGATATGTCATCTGATAGCGTTGTTCAGTGATGCTCAAGTCACTTTCACAACCGTGTCCCAAatagggcaccctattccatatgtgccctggccaaaagtagtgagctacaaagggaatagggtgcatcccATAACAGCCAAATGAGGCATGTCAACAGCCTgccctttttgttttgtttacccTCAGGGTTATTTTTCTTGTCAGTGTTTTTTGGTGTTTATGGTCCTGCAGGTGAGGATACTAATGCTACACTGTGGTCTTACTTTGTTGAACAAAACCCTCACACCCTTTTCTGTTGCCACCCAGCATGGCAGGAGAGGAGATAGCTTGAGAGTGAGTCTTTCAAATGCCAAGGAGATGTTAAAAATATTATTTTCTTGAGAAAATAATAGTTCACATAAAATAAGATAAATCTGATTTGATGTGATTTACTCACATTGTTTCGGTCATTTTCTAAAAGTTTGACGTGACCCTCGCTTTCTTTTCCTTGTGAAACGCAACAGTTTGCTTGTTTCATAATCACCTGCCATAGTTAAAACAGTCATCTGGGAACAAATACAAAACAGGGGACACAAAGTTGGCTTGAGTTGTCCCATTTCCTGGTAATAGCTTCATAGCTACTGATCCTGACAGATTAATGGCACTGAACTCTGAACAATGAGAAATACCTTGTCATAAAGTCTTAGAAAAAGATAATGGCCCACTGCCAAGAGATCCAGGgtttgcttcccaaatggcaccctataccctatatagtacactactacctatgggctctggtcaaaagtcgcgcactatatagggaataaggtgctatttgggacactacACAGGGATTCAGGTTGCATGAAAGAGACTATGTCTCTCTCCAACTTTCATAGTTTGTCATGTTGCATGCGTTTCGGGAAAAGCAATATGCAAAGCCATTAATCAGTGTTGCTGAATGAAACCTTTACTTTGACACAGAGAGAAGCCTCAGTATAGGTTCACATACTGACCTGTATATTAAAGAACTGTCTAACACTCTTCCTGGCATCAGTGAAGCATCAAGTATGGCCTTGAATTCACAAGAATGTCTTGATTGACACTCCAAAGACATTGCTCAAAACAGAGTGAAATATGGACAAGTCACTAATATGAAGCTATTATTAATTAGAGTTTTAACCAGCCATTTATAAATAAGATGTATCAAACATGGGATAAAGCTAATATTTTGACTGTTATTGATGTACTATTTGGATTCTCCTACTGAAAATGTCAAGGCAGGGATGACCGATAACAGGAACACTTCCCTCATCCCTACAGAATGTTATTTTTATATTCGAGTCGTGCATCACACAATGTCAATAAACATTGTAAACCGCAGAAAAACAGGAATGTAGGTAAGCCTACTGTTTCCTGTTAGAATATTTTCACTATTTCACTAGAATCAATGCTATTTAACAGTACATAACAACCACTGTGTTTACTGTGTGAGTAAGATATAtgtatatatcaaatcaaattttattggtcacatacacatgtttagcagatgttattgcgggtgtagcaaaatgcttgctgcaaagtttcctaagaactagaagcgaggcagccctctgtcggcgccatcacaTTTTTTCTATAGTATATATGAGTTGGGGGGGGCATGCATATGGCACTTAGATGTGCATCTCTCGTCAGGTTTAGACTTACCATTGTTTATGGAGCAGCACACTTGAAAAGCTTCCATCTTCTCTTCTGTCTGTGATGAATGTGGAGTAGGCCTAGAGCAGTTAAGCATGGGAGTGGGGGGAGGGGACAACAAGTATGGGCTTGGTAGTGCCTCAGGAAAATGTTGAACTCAGATTCTGTCTTAACGTGTGTAAGACAAGAGCTCTCATGTGGTTATCTattgcagggtttcccaaactctgtcctggggCTTCCCCTGGGTgcgtgttttggtttttgccccctagcattacacagctgattcaaataaaccAACTCATTATCAAGCTTCGATTACTTGAATCGCAAGATtaagttgcaagatcaaatcccctagctgacaaga encodes:
- the ccl25a gene encoding chemokine (C-C motif) ligand 25a isoform X1, with the translated sequence MRFNVMFILILACLCVTLAQGSYEDCCLKYVRRVTKTAVRMVTSYRRQETDGGCNIHAIVFTMKRGRLFCADPREKWVNELMLKVETKKSKKMKVLKKLKG
- the ccl25a gene encoding chemokine (C-C motif) ligand 25a precursor produces the protein MRFNVMFILILACLCVTLAQGSYEDCCLKYVRRVTKTAVRMVTSYRRQETDGGCNIHAIVFTMKRGRLFCADPREKWVNELMLKVETKKSKKQMKVLKKLKG